One Brassica oleracea var. oleracea cultivar TO1000 chromosome C7, BOL, whole genome shotgun sequence genomic window carries:
- the LOC106306921 gene encoding putative clathrin assembly protein At2g01600, whose amino-acid sequence MGTLQSWRKAYGALKDTTKVGLVRVNSDYADLDVAIVKATNHVECPPKDRHLRKIFAATAVTRARADVAYCIHALSRRLHKTRNWTVALKTLIVIHRLLREGDPTFREELLNFSQRARILQLSNFKDDSSPIAWDCSAWVRTYALFLEERLECFRVLKYDTEAERLPKSTPGQDKGYSRTRDLDGEELLVQLPALQQLLYRLIGCRPEGAANHNHVIQYALALVLKESFKVYCAINDGIINLIDKFFEMPKHEAMTSLEIYKRAGQQARSLSEFYEACKGLELARNFQFPVLREPPQSFLTTMEEYIKEAPRAVDVPMPLLLTYRPDDGLPVEDAESSHEEREVVLNTDDVVLVSEETEPSPPPPPSANTQSQNIIDTDDLLGLNTAAPDASAIEDQNALALAVIPTDGNPPTPLFGQTNNYDPSGWELALVTTPSNDISAATDRQLAGGLDTLTLNSLYDDGAYIASQRPVYGAPAPNPFEVHDPFATSNSTLPPQQPAVTSNPFGSYQPTYQPQQQQLQLAFPNPPASNNPFGDFGEFPVNPVSQQPNTSGFGDFAVNQHNNPFRSTGLL is encoded by the exons ATGGGAACGCTGCAGTCATGGCGTAAAGCTTATGGAGCCCTCAAAGACACCACCAAAGTCGGCCTCGTCCGCGTCAACAGCGATTACGCC GATTTAGATGTTGCCATAGTCAAAGCTACCAATCATGTGGAGTGTCCTCCCAAAGATCGCCATCTCCGAA AAATCTTCGCGGCGACGGCAGTGACGCGTGCTAGAGCAGATGTTGCCTACTGTATTCACGCTCTCTCCCGGCGATTGCATAAAACCAGAAACTGGACG GTTGCTCTGAAAACACTAATTGTGATTCACCGCCTTCTAAGGGAAGGAGACCCCACATTTCGAGAGGAGCTTCTTAATTTTTCGCAGAGAGCTCGCATCCTGCAACTTTCTAATTTCAAGGATGATTCAAGCCCTATCG CCTGGGATTGTTCAGCATGGGTACGTACTTATGCATTGTTTCTTGAGGAACGGCTTGAGTGCTTCAGGGTTTTAAAATATGATACCGAGGCAGAGCGTCTTCCTAAGTCTACCCCAGGGCAGGATAAG GGGTACAGTAGAACCAGGGATTTAGATGGTGAAGAGCTCTTGGTGCAGTTGCCTGCTTTGCAGCAGCTTCTCTATCGTCTCATCGGTTGCAGG CCAGAAGGCGCTGCTAACCATAATCATGTTATACAATATGCACTTGCTCTG GTGTTGAAGGAGAGTTTCAAAGTCTACTGTGCTATCAATGACGGAATTATCAATCTCATTGACAAG TTCTTTGAAATGCCAAAACATGAAGCCATGACTTCCCTTGAGATATACAAGCGTGCGGGTCAGCAG GCTCGTAGCCTATCTGAGTTCTATGAAGCCTGTAAAGGATTGGAACTCGCTAGGAATTTTCAGTTTCCTGTGTTAAGAGAG CCCCCACAATCTTTTCTGACAACAATGGAAGAGTATATTAAAGAAGCACCGCGGGCTGTCGATGTCCCAATGCCACTG CTTCTAACTTATAGGCCGGATGATGGCCTTCCTGTCGAAGATGCTGAATCGTCTCATGAAGAACGTGAAGTTGTTTTGAATACAGATGATGTCGTTCTTGTATCTGAAGAGACTGAACCTTCTCCGCCACCTCCTCCTTCAGCCAACACTCAGTCTCAGAACATCATCGATACAGATGATCTACTG GGCCTGAACACTGCTGCTCCTGATGCATCAGCGATCGAGGACCAAAATGCACTTGCTTTAGCCGTAATCCCAACTGATG GTAACCCCCCAACGCCTCTTTTTGGTCAAACAAACAATTATGACCCTTCAGGATGGGAGCTTGCCCTGGTAACAACACCAAGCAACGATATCTCTGCAGCCACCGATAGGCAATTG GCTGGAGGCTTAGACACGCTTACACTGAACAGTCTATACGACGATGGAGCCTACATAGCCTCTCAACGCCCTGTCTACGGTGCACCAGCTCCCAACCCATTCGAGGTTCACGATCCTTTTGCAACATCCAATAGCACTCTGCCACCTCAGCAGCCAGCTGTGACATCCAACCCCTTTGGTTCTTACCAGCCAACTTATCAGCCGCAGCAGCAGCAACTACAGCTAGCATTCCCAAACCCCCCAGCCAGTAACAATCCATTTGGTGATTTTGGGGAATTCCCGGTTAACCCGGTTTCACAGCAGCCAAATACCAGCGGGTTTGGTGATTTTGCGGTGAACCAACACAATAACCCTTTCCGGAGCACTGGCCTCCTTTGA